From the Aspergillus puulaauensis MK2 DNA, chromosome 1, nearly complete sequence genome, the window gtgaaagaaaaggaaaagaagaactCTGAATTTGCCGACGTAAAGTGACGCAGagtcctttctttttctccagTCGGCAGGCGGGACAATCCCCGGAGACCACCCCGTCCAGGAGTCCAGGACTGCCATCTCGCAGCCTTCAGCGTCTGCGGGCAATGGTTGGTGCATTAACTCAGGATTGAATTTGCGTAGGAGAGGGCAGATTGATCATGAACTCACTCAAAGTGCAGTGGAATGGGTCGTTTAGTCGGTTCGGCTGGGTGAGTCGGggtccaccagctccagctagCTAACAGGTACGCAGCAATCGGAACATAGGGTAATTGTAACGAGGCCTCAAAGCCGTCGGTCGAGTATTCCTGCCTTGCCTGGTCTGATCTGGTTCAAGTCAACATGTGCAGTCGGGGTAAAGAACCCCTAAGTAAACCGGAGCGGGAGACCAAGAACGACTGGTTAGGGCCCTCTTATAAAACCACGGAAGCCCCCACCAGCAGCCGAAGAAAGCATAGGTTTACACATCAATAATCACAGACTCTCCATGGCTGTCTTTACTACCCAGGATGGCGACAAGCAGGGGGTGGCGGTGCCGGGCTCTGCACATATTGAATTGGCAAACAGCGCCATTGCCCAGCCTCCCCCAAGAGCGGACGGAAAAGCCGGAGCGGACAATGAACATGCAATGACACTCAAGGACGGCGCGAAGGCGTACCCGTATGCCATCGCGTGGTCCGTGGTGTTCTCCATGGCAGTCGTCATGGAAGGATATGATATCATTCTCGTTAGCAGCTTCCTCGCGCAGCCCGCCTTTCAAAGACGCTACGGCTCATACTACGGGCCCGAGCAAGGCTACCAGATATCCGGCCCATGGCAAGCAGGGCTCGCCAACTCCACGAGCGTCGGCACGATCTTCGGCGCCCTGGCGAATGGCTGGCTCTCGCAGCGGTTCGGGTATCGGAAGACGTTACTGGGATCGCTGGCGTTCTGCACTGGGTCGATCTTTATTACTTTCTTTGCTCGAAACCTGGCAATGCTGTGTGCTGGCTGCTTCTTGTCTGGCTTGCCGTGGGGGGTCTTTGCTATCCTGGCACCGGCATATGCCTCTGAGATCTGCCCGACTGTTCTCAGGGGATATCTTGCCAACTATGTATGCTTTTGCTGGGCAGCcgggttgctgctggccTCTGGGGTCCAGCAGGCCTTCTCCACGGGCACGACGGA encodes:
- a CDS encoding uncharacterized protein (COG:G;~EggNog:ENOG410PF97;~InterPro:IPR020846,IPR005828,IPR036259;~TransMembrane:3 (o60-86i141-159o165-188i);~go_component: GO:0016021 - integral component of membrane [Evidence IEA];~go_function: GO:0022857 - transmembrane transporter activity [Evidence IEA];~go_process: GO:0055085 - transmembrane transport [Evidence IEA]) produces the protein MAVFTTQDGDKQGVAVPGSAHIELANSAIAQPPPRADGKAGADNEHAMTLKDGAKAYPYAIAWSVVFSMAVVMEGYDIILVSSFLAQPAFQRRYGSYYGPEQGYQISGPWQAGLANSTSVGTIFGALANGWLSQRFGYRKTLLGSLAFCTGSIFITFFARNLAMLCAGCFLSGLPWGGISCQLCMLLLGSRVAAGLWGPAGLLHGHDGMGVQDPIRFAMDLAGPADHLRLVRPRVAMAASPERPA